In Agrobacterium sp. RAC06, a single window of DNA contains:
- the hisG gene encoding ATP phosphoribosyltransferase — MTITIGLPSKGRMKDDASAIFEKAGMKIVAVGNDRSYRGRVEGFDDVEIAYLSASEISREIGNGTVDFGVTGEDLIREGLAEADARVEISARLGFGHADVIVAVPEVWYDVDTMADLGDVAAEFRTRHGRRLAIATKYWRLTQQHFSRQHGIQLYRIVESLGATEGAPAAGQADIIVDITSTGSTLRANHLKVLSDGVILRSEACLVRARKPEHDGNPMIGRIIEAVRGVL; from the coding sequence ATGACCATCACCATCGGTCTGCCCTCCAAGGGCCGCATGAAGGACGATGCCTCCGCCATCTTCGAAAAGGCCGGCATGAAGATCGTCGCCGTTGGCAATGACCGCTCCTATCGCGGGCGAGTCGAAGGCTTCGACGATGTCGAGATCGCCTATCTCTCGGCTTCCGAGATCTCGCGCGAGATCGGCAATGGCACCGTCGATTTCGGCGTGACCGGCGAAGACCTGATCCGCGAGGGGCTTGCCGAAGCAGACGCCCGTGTCGAAATCTCCGCCCGCCTGGGCTTCGGCCATGCCGATGTCATCGTTGCCGTTCCCGAGGTCTGGTACGACGTCGACACCATGGCCGACCTCGGCGATGTCGCCGCCGAATTCCGTACACGCCATGGCCGGCGCCTCGCGATCGCCACCAAATACTGGCGCCTGACGCAGCAGCACTTTTCGCGCCAGCACGGCATCCAGCTCTATCGCATCGTCGAAAGCTTAGGAGCGACCGAAGGCGCGCCCGCTGCCGGCCAGGCCGACATCATCGTGGACATCACCTCGACCGGTTCGACGCTGCGCGCCAATCACCTGAAGGTGCTTTCCGACGGTGTGATCCTGCGCTCCGAAGCTTGCCTCGTGCGCGCCAGGAAGCCCGAGCATGACGGCAATCCCATGATCGGCCGCATCATCGAGGCTGTGCGCGGCGTGCTCTGA
- a CDS encoding class I SAM-dependent DNA methyltransferase, with the protein MSHADAIPGLYARHAEAFDRVRGKDGFERPWLDLLVAPLHAGAHVLDLGCGSGEPIAADLIDRGFLVTGLDVSEPLIRLCRERFPAHDWRVGDMRDLSLGRTFEAIVAWHSFFHLTPDAQRAMFPRFASHAASGGTLMFTSGPVAGVAIGEFEGEPLYHASLDPEEYRSLLSENGFVVLRHVVEDPLCGGATVWLTQRS; encoded by the coding sequence ATGTCACACGCGGATGCCATCCCCGGATTATATGCGCGTCACGCTGAGGCCTTTGATCGCGTGCGGGGAAAGGACGGCTTCGAGCGTCCCTGGTTGGACCTCCTTGTCGCGCCGTTGCATGCAGGTGCCCATGTGCTCGACCTCGGATGCGGCTCCGGCGAACCCATCGCCGCGGATCTGATCGACCGGGGCTTTCTCGTCACCGGGTTGGACGTTTCCGAACCTCTGATCCGTCTTTGCCGTGAGAGGTTCCCGGCGCATGACTGGCGGGTGGGGGACATGCGGGATCTGTCCCTCGGTCGGACATTCGAGGCGATCGTGGCCTGGCACAGCTTCTTCCATCTCACGCCCGATGCCCAGCGGGCCATGTTTCCGCGCTTCGCATCACATGCGGCCAGCGGCGGCACCCTGATGTTCACATCGGGACCGGTAGCCGGTGTGGCAATCGGCGAGTTCGAGGGCGAGCCACTCTATCACGCGAGCCTCGATCCCGAAGAGTATCGGTCCCTCCTGTCGGAAAACGGCTTTGTGGTCCTGCGACATGTGGTCGAAGATCCCTTATGCGGTGGCGCGACAGTCTGGCTGACGCAAAGGTCTTAG